A genomic window from Sulfurimonas hongkongensis includes:
- the nuoH gene encoding NADH-quinone oxidoreductase subunit NuoH, with product METAYLIETIIKIVVVLLVFSALAGIGTYFERKVLAFMQRRLGPMNVGPYGLLQVAADGVKLFTKEDIIPKNVVAPIFKIAPVITAATAFMAAAAIPFLPQFTIFGYTVHPIVADINIGILYILGVMGVGLYGPLLGGMASANKFSLISAARGAAVFISYEVVTGLSILAPIMMVGSLSLIDFNEYQSGGITDWIIWSQPVAFVLFWIAAFAETGRTPFHLIANDHEIIDGFGTEYSGMRWGLFFIGEYANMFFMSFVIPLLFLGGFGDGSLLGALGLLAKMAFFFFFFLWTRAAWPDIRPDQLMWLCWKVLMPIAVLNILVTAIVLM from the coding sequence ATGGAAACAGCATATTTAATTGAGACAATTATAAAAATTGTTGTAGTTTTACTTGTCTTTTCTGCTCTAGCGGGTATTGGAACTTACTTTGAGAGAAAGGTTCTTGCTTTTATGCAAAGGCGACTTGGACCTATGAATGTTGGTCCTTATGGACTGCTTCAAGTAGCAGCAGATGGTGTTAAACTATTTACTAAAGAGGATATTATTCCTAAGAATGTAGTAGCTCCTATCTTTAAGATAGCTCCGGTTATAACTGCAGCTACTGCATTTATGGCAGCAGCTGCCATTCCATTTTTACCACAATTTACTATCTTTGGATACACAGTTCATCCAATAGTAGCAGATATAAACATCGGTATCTTGTATATCTTAGGAGTTATGGGAGTTGGACTATATGGTCCACTTCTTGGTGGTATGGCATCTGCAAATAAGTTCTCACTTATCTCAGCTGCAAGGGGAGCTGCAGTTTTTATCTCTTATGAGGTTGTAACTGGGCTTTCTATCTTAGCACCAATTATGATGGTTGGTTCACTCTCTCTTATCGACTTTAATGAGTATCAATCTGGTGGGATTACGGATTGGATTATCTGGAGCCAGCCTGTTGCATTTGTACTTTTTTGGATAGCTGCTTTTGCAGAGACTGGAAGAACTCCTTTTCACCTTATAGCAAACGACCATGAGATTATTGATGGGTTTGGTACTGAGTACTCTGGTATGAGATGGGGGCTTTTCTTCATAGGTGAATATGCAAATATGTTCTTTATGTCTTTTGTGATTCCTCTTCTTTTCTTAGGTGGTTTTGGTGATGGAAGTCTTTTAGGGGCTTTAGGACTCTTAGCTAAGATGGCATTTTTCTTCTTTTTCTTTTTATGGACAAGAGCTGCATGGCCTGATATAAGACCAGATCAGTTGATGTGGTTATGTTGGAAAGTGCTTATGCCAATTGCAGTGCTGAACATCTTAGTTACTGCTATAGTATTGATGTAA
- the nuoI gene encoding NADH-quinone oxidoreductase subunit NuoI — MEQFNNRNISNEYFLVDIEDYPTDGWGKFKRVVKRTFRGELFVGLWVVLREMIKFDIHTVRYPEEKMPIGPRYRAVHEMKRLWESDAERCIGCGLCEKICISNCIRMDTKIDEESRKEVSEYTINLGRCIFCGYCAEVCPELAITHGGEYENASDQREHFVDFKTMLTPLEKMKAGTQAEFEGFGAITPHEDERVKKTPLAY, encoded by the coding sequence ATGGAACAATTTAACAACAGAAATATCTCTAATGAGTATTTTTTAGTAGACATAGAAGACTATCCAACTGATGGATGGGGTAAATTTAAACGAGTAGTAAAGCGAACCTTTAGAGGCGAGCTTTTTGTGGGTCTTTGGGTTGTTTTGCGTGAGATGATCAAGTTTGATATCCACACAGTAAGATACCCAGAGGAGAAGATGCCAATAGGTCCAAGATATCGTGCAGTTCATGAGATGAAGAGGCTTTGGGAATCAGATGCTGAGAGATGTATCGGTTGTGGACTTTGCGAGAAGATTTGTATCTCAAACTGTATCAGAATGGATACAAAAATAGATGAAGAGTCTCGTAAAGAGGTAAGTGAGTACACTATAAACCTAGGTCGCTGTATCTTTTGTGGATATTGTGCTGAGGTTTGTCCTGAGCTTGCGATTACGCATGGTGGGGAGTATGAAAATGCATCTGATCAAAGAGAGCATTTTGTAGATTTCAAAACAATGTTAACACCACTAGAGAAGATGAAAGCGGGAACTCAAGCGGAGTTTGAAGGTTTTGGTGCGATTACACCACATGAAGATGAGCGTGTTAAGAAAACACCTCTAGCATATTAA
- a CDS encoding NADH-quinone oxidoreductase subunit J, producing MFEAIAFYLFAFLTIAMFYITVTTSQALYALTALAAGMIFISAFFFILGADFLGAVQIVVYSGAVMALYAFGMMFFDTTRDVKEKAGNKYLIVGLSTLAAILVVVIVSAPIIGDNINAYYPMTEGVGNTQEIGMVLFTKYLVPFELAAVMLLVAMVSGIVLAGKKMDLSLTLMSDREIIEMREEKNKKVLL from the coding sequence ATGTTTGAAGCGATTGCTTTTTATCTGTTTGCTTTTCTAACAATAGCGATGTTCTATATTACAGTTACAACATCGCAAGCATTATATGCTCTAACGGCATTAGCAGCAGGAATGATTTTTATATCAGCATTTTTCTTTATTTTAGGAGCTGATTTTTTAGGTGCGGTACAAATTGTCGTTTACTCTGGTGCTGTAATGGCTCTTTATGCTTTTGGAATGATGTTTTTTGACACAACTAGGGATGTAAAAGAAAAGGCTGGAAATAAGTACCTTATTGTAGGTCTATCTACACTAGCTGCTATTTTAGTAGTTGTGATAGTTTCTGCTCCTATTATAGGTGATAATATCAACGCTTACTATCCTATGACTGAAGGAGTAGGAAATACTCAGGAGATAGGAATGGTTCTCTTTACTAAATACCTAGTTCCTTTTGAGCTTGCAGCTGTAATGTTACTAGTTGCAATGGTCTCAGGTATAGTACTCGCTGGTAAAAAGATGGACTTGTCTCTTACTCTTATGAGTGATAGAGAGATTATAGAGATGAGAGAAGAAAAAAATAAAAAGGTACTTCTATGA
- the nuoK gene encoding NADH-quinone oxidoreductase subunit NuoK, which translates to MMEIGLNHYLVLSTILFSIGLVGVMRRKNLLMLFFATEILLNSVNIAFAAISHFYGDLTGQMFAFFVIAIAASEVAVGLGLLIVWHKRHNAIDLDLMSTMKG; encoded by the coding sequence ATGATGGAAATAGGACTAAACCACTATCTTGTACTTTCTACTATTTTATTCTCTATAGGTTTAGTAGGGGTAATGAGAAGAAAGAATCTGTTAATGCTATTTTTTGCAACTGAGATTTTATTAAACTCTGTAAATATCGCTTTTGCTGCTATTTCACACTTTTATGGTGATTTGACTGGTCAAATGTTTGCATTTTTTGTGATTGCGATTGCTGCATCTGAAGTTGCTGTAGGACTTGGTTTGCTTATAGTTTGGCATAAACGACACAATGCAATAGATCTTGACTTAATGTCAACGATGAAAGGATAG
- the nuoL gene encoding NADH-quinone oxidoreductase subunit L yields the protein MELLLYTALFAPLVGSLFAALFGASPKTLVTGVVTSLLLGLSFIASTILLVFVISSGQFVQVEMMTWITAGDLYIPFGFIVDQISVTMMMVVTLVSTVVHVYAIGYMDHDKGFNRFFSWLSAFVFSMLVLVMSDNFAGLFIGWEGVGLCSWGLIGFWYKKESATWAANEAFIMNRIADLGMLIGIFLIYWNTGSLQYHEAFAAMPALDTSALTWIGIFLFVGAMGKSAQFPLHTWLADAMEGPTPVSALIHAATMVTAGVYLVIRSHELYALIPNVGLFIASLGAFVAIFAASMALVNRDIKRVIAYSTLSQLGYMFVAAGLGAYWVALFHLMAHAFFKALLFLGAGNVMHAMDSELDPFKMGGLGKKMKVTMIMMTLASVALAGIYPFAGFFSKDLILEAAFVEQHYIIYTVLLVTAGLTAFYSFRIIALIFHGEERYKLFGFHPHEAYKFMLVAMSPLLLLAIIAGSFKLSYFEMVTNLLPAIEYHIHHPLTYWVITIGTQLFVIASIIFAYKKYMSKSIKVPDGTSAMEKSFFYKLLINQYYIPHFYEEYLVKPYRELSSVFWKHLDQKVVDATVDGIANVIYATGENSRDMQSGNLSTMLKWMVAGLVALLSLAVVFGLATRHSDKIMLILSGLGV from the coding sequence ATGGAACTATTACTCTATACTGCACTATTTGCACCGCTTGTGGGCTCTTTGTTTGCTGCACTCTTTGGTGCATCGCCTAAGACACTTGTGACAGGTGTTGTTACAAGTCTGCTTCTTGGTCTCTCATTTATTGCAAGTACTATTCTCTTGGTGTTTGTAATTTCAAGCGGACAGTTTGTTCAAGTTGAGATGATGACATGGATTACTGCTGGTGATTTATATATTCCTTTTGGGTTTATTGTTGATCAGATAAGTGTTACTATGATGATGGTAGTAACTCTAGTCTCAACTGTAGTTCATGTCTATGCTATTGGCTACATGGATCACGATAAAGGCTTTAACAGATTTTTCTCATGGCTCTCAGCATTTGTTTTTTCAATGTTGGTTCTTGTCATGAGTGACAACTTTGCTGGTCTTTTTATTGGCTGGGAAGGTGTTGGTCTTTGTTCTTGGGGCCTTATCGGCTTTTGGTATAAAAAAGAGAGTGCTACATGGGCTGCTAATGAGGCGTTCATTATGAACCGTATCGCAGACCTTGGTATGCTTATCGGTATCTTTTTGATCTACTGGAACACAGGAAGCTTGCAATATCACGAAGCTTTTGCAGCAATGCCAGCTTTAGATACTTCTGCTCTTACATGGATAGGAATCTTCTTGTTTGTTGGAGCTATGGGTAAATCAGCTCAGTTTCCACTTCACACATGGCTTGCAGATGCTATGGAGGGACCTACTCCAGTCTCAGCTCTAATTCACGCAGCTACAATGGTAACAGCGGGTGTTTACTTAGTTATTCGCTCACATGAACTCTATGCTCTTATCCCAAATGTTGGACTATTTATCGCTAGTCTTGGTGCCTTTGTTGCTATTTTTGCGGCTTCCATGGCTCTTGTAAATCGGGATATTAAGCGTGTGATTGCTTACTCTACTCTGTCTCAGCTTGGTTATATGTTTGTTGCAGCAGGACTAGGCGCTTACTGGGTTGCACTCTTTCATCTAATGGCACACGCATTCTTTAAAGCACTTCTTTTCTTGGGTGCAGGTAATGTTATGCATGCAATGGATAGTGAACTTGATCCATTTAAGATGGGTGGTCTAGGTAAAAAAATGAAGGTAACTATGATAATGATGACATTGGCATCAGTAGCACTAGCTGGTATCTACCCATTTGCAGGCTTTTTCTCAAAAGATTTGATTTTAGAGGCAGCTTTTGTTGAACAGCACTACATCATCTACACTGTTTTACTTGTAACTGCAGGTCTAACTGCATTTTACTCTTTTAGAATAATTGCTTTGATTTTTCATGGAGAGGAGAGATATAAACTATTTGGTTTTCATCCGCATGAAGCATATAAGTTTATGCTTGTTGCAATGAGTCCTCTTCTTTTATTGGCTATTATTGCTGGTTCATTTAAACTCTCATACTTTGAGATGGTAACTAATCTACTTCCGGCGATTGAATATCATATTCATCATCCACTTACATATTGGGTCATAACAATAGGTACTCAACTTTTTGTAATTGCATCTATTATTTTTGCATACAAAAAATATATGAGTAAAAGTATAAAAGTGCCAGATGGGACAAGTGCAATGGAGAAGAGTTTTTTCTATAAACTACTAATCAACCAGTACTACATTCCACACTTTTATGAAGAGTATTTGGTAAAACCTTATAGAGAACTCTCAAGCGTGTTTTGGAAGCATCTAGATCAAAAAGTGGTTGATGCTACAGTTGATGGGATCGCAAATGTTATCTATGCAACGGGCGAAAACAGTAGAGATATGCAAAGTGGTAATCTCTCAACAATGTTAAAGTGGATGGTAGCAGGTCTTGTTGCTCTTCTCTCTTTAGCGGTTGTTTTTGGATTAGCAACTAGACACTCTGATAAAATCATGTTGATTTTATCAGGCTTAGGAGTTTAA
- a CDS encoding NADH-quinone oxidoreductase subunit M has translation MLDNILSILVFFPAVAAIFGFAVAKDSIRAYGVAVAFIEFALSLLLWFSFDSSISGMQFMEMVPLVPSFGINYILGVDGISLFIVILASFFTMIGIASLGETKNVKNMIISLLFLQMTMAGVFVALDAIVFYVFWELSLVPMLYIIGAWGGPLRIYASVKFFLYTFTGSLVMLVGMLFMAYFYYQATGSWSFAFLEWYRLILPETFQLWLFIAFFVGFAIKVPMFPFHTWLPYAHGQAPTIGSVILAAILLKMGTYAFIRLSLPMFPDASVFFMFPIAVIAIIMIIYTAMVAYAQEDIKQVVAYSSISHMGVIILGTFALNVEGITGSIFLMIAHGVVSGALFLLVGVIYDRRHTKMMAEFGGLASVMPRYATIFGIMLMASVGLPLTINFVGEFLSLLGFYQQSHILTLLAGIAIIVGAIYMLAAYKKMFFGEVTNEKNRNLPDVNKRELVALVPLVIITVWLGVYPKPLLEPINNSVESVVQLMHDKSISEEAKKRIPNLMDGVTRVKEAN, from the coding sequence ATGTTAGATAATATATTATCAATTTTGGTTTTCTTTCCAGCAGTAGCGGCAATATTTGGTTTTGCTGTTGCAAAAGATAGTATAAGAGCTTATGGTGTTGCAGTTGCATTTATAGAGTTTGCTCTATCCTTGTTGTTGTGGTTCTCATTTGATTCTAGTATATCTGGAATGCAGTTTATGGAGATGGTTCCACTTGTTCCTTCTTTTGGAATCAACTACATACTAGGAGTAGATGGTATCTCACTTTTTATAGTCATACTGGCTTCATTTTTTACTATGATAGGTATAGCTTCTTTAGGTGAGACTAAGAATGTTAAAAACATGATAATCTCACTTCTGTTTTTACAGATGACTATGGCTGGTGTTTTTGTGGCACTAGACGCTATTGTATTTTATGTATTTTGGGAGCTTTCACTTGTTCCGATGCTATATATCATTGGTGCATGGGGTGGACCTCTTAGAATTTACGCCTCTGTAAAGTTTTTCCTCTATACTTTTACAGGCTCACTAGTTATGCTAGTTGGTATGCTATTTATGGCATATTTTTACTATCAAGCTACGGGATCGTGGAGTTTTGCATTTTTAGAGTGGTATAGACTTATACTTCCTGAGACCTTTCAACTATGGCTATTTATAGCATTTTTTGTTGGTTTTGCCATTAAAGTTCCAATGTTTCCATTTCATACATGGTTGCCATACGCTCATGGACAAGCACCAACCATTGGTTCAGTTATACTAGCTGCCATCTTACTAAAGATGGGTACATATGCGTTTATAAGATTATCACTTCCGATGTTTCCTGATGCATCTGTATTTTTTATGTTTCCTATAGCGGTTATCGCTATTATTATGATTATTTATACAGCTATGGTGGCTTATGCTCAAGAGGATATCAAGCAAGTTGTTGCATACTCATCCATCTCACATATGGGTGTTATCATATTGGGAACTTTTGCTCTAAATGTTGAGGGTATTACAGGTTCTATCTTTTTAATGATAGCTCACGGTGTAGTCTCAGGAGCACTATTTTTACTTGTTGGTGTTATTTATGATAGAAGACATACTAAGATGATGGCTGAGTTTGGCGGGCTTGCTTCTGTTATGCCACGATATGCAACCATCTTTGGGATAATGCTTATGGCATCAGTTGGTCTTCCACTTACTATAAACTTTGTTGGAGAGTTTTTAAGTCTTTTAGGTTTCTATCAACAATCACACATCTTAACTCTTCTAGCTGGAATAGCTATTATAGTTGGTGCTATATATATGTTGGCGGCTTATAAAAAGATGTTTTTTGGTGAAGTTACAAATGAAAAAAATAGAAACCTCCCAGATGTAAACAAAAGAGAGCTTGTAGCTTTAGTTCCTCTTGTTATCATCACAGTCTGGTTGGGTGTCTACCCTAAACCTCTCTTAGAGCCTATCAACAACTCAGTTGAATCAGTTGTTCAACTGATGCATGATAAGTCTATCAGCGAAGAAGCTAAAAAGAGAATCCCTAACCTGATGGATGGGGTTACTAGAGTTAAGGAGGCAAACTAA
- the nuoN gene encoding NADH-quinone oxidoreductase subunit NuoN translates to MLEPVNVSLESLNLMTLAPMLIPIIGALLILIIDIFKSDLDKTLYVMISIIFLLLDFGAIAQTAGLFSTGGTIMGVFDVMLIDGLAILAQLIIVGASLLFIPLALTHKRFHEFSYSEFFALFLFMLGGFQFMVATDNLILIFVGLETASLALYTMIAMHNRDKSFEAAVKYFTMGALAAGFFSFGSMVFYALTGSVEINQIATVLTENGFADMGFVLVGVTFLLGALGFKLSLVPFHTWAPDVYEGSSAALAGFMSIVPKIAVFIVAMRMFEFLIHSGVVWLEIILYIVVVVTMTAANIWALVQNDVKRMLAYSSISHAGFVMAAVLIGTTQSNSALFLYWILFSFTNLGAFSMLWISRQKHLPLHQSSDHSYNKFAGMVQTAPVAATIMGLFMLSLAGIPPFALFWGKLYMISSAVSGGYTVLALVMALNSAIAGYYYLKLIVFMFMREPALNKNGHVFAANATNPLRTIIGFAAVGTIFAFVAINPVLEFITALVFKSGY, encoded by the coding sequence ATGTTAGAGCCAGTAAACGTTTCACTAGAGTCATTAAACTTGATGACTCTTGCACCAATGTTAATTCCTATCATTGGTGCTCTGCTAATCTTAATAATTGATATTTTCAAGAGTGATTTAGATAAGACTCTTTATGTAATGATAAGTATCATTTTCTTACTTTTAGACTTTGGAGCAATAGCACAAACAGCAGGACTATTTAGTACAGGTGGCACTATTATGGGTGTCTTTGATGTGATGCTAATAGATGGACTTGCAATCTTAGCACAACTCATCATAGTTGGTGCATCACTGCTTTTCATTCCATTAGCCTTAACACACAAAAGATTTCATGAGTTTTCTTACTCTGAATTTTTCGCACTCTTTTTGTTTATGCTTGGTGGTTTTCAGTTTATGGTTGCCACAGACAATCTAATTCTAATCTTTGTAGGACTTGAGACTGCATCATTGGCACTATATACTATGATAGCTATGCATAACCGTGACAAATCTTTTGAAGCGGCAGTTAAATACTTTACTATGGGAGCCTTAGCAGCTGGTTTTTTTAGTTTTGGCTCGATGGTATTTTATGCACTTACAGGTTCAGTGGAGATTAACCAAATAGCTACAGTGCTTACAGAAAATGGCTTTGCTGATATGGGCTTTGTTCTTGTTGGTGTTACTTTTCTCTTAGGAGCTCTTGGATTTAAACTCTCTCTTGTTCCATTTCATACATGGGCGCCTGATGTTTATGAAGGCTCCTCTGCGGCTCTGGCTGGATTTATGTCTATAGTTCCAAAAATAGCGGTGTTTATAGTGGCTATGAGGATGTTCGAGTTCTTGATTCATAGCGGTGTAGTATGGTTAGAGATAATTCTCTACATTGTAGTTGTAGTAACAATGACAGCTGCAAATATTTGGGCACTAGTACAAAACGATGTTAAAAGAATGCTAGCATATAGCTCCATCTCTCATGCTGGTTTTGTAATGGCTGCGGTTCTTATCGGTACAACTCAGTCAAATAGTGCTCTTTTCTTATACTGGATACTATTTAGTTTTACTAATCTTGGTGCATTTAGTATGCTCTGGATTTCTCGTCAAAAACATCTACCGTTGCATCAAAGTTCAGACCATAGTTATAACAAGTTTGCAGGCATGGTTCAAACTGCACCAGTTGCAGCGACTATCATGGGACTTTTTATGCTAAGTTTAGCTGGGATACCTCCATTTGCACTATTTTGGGGTAAACTTTATATGATATCTTCTGCAGTCTCAGGTGGATATACAGTGTTAGCTCTTGTCATGGCGTTAAACTCTGCAATTGCTGGATATTACTACTTAAAATTAATAGTATTTATGTTTATGAGAGAGCCAGCTTTAAACAAAAATGGACACGTCTTTGCAGCAAATGCAACAAATCCACTAAGAACTATTATCGGCTTTGCAGCAGTGGGAACTATTTTTGCTTTTGTTGCTATAAATCCTGTTTTAGAGTTTATTACAGCACTAGTATTTAAAAGTGGTTACTAG
- a CDS encoding tetratricopeptide repeat protein yields the protein MLKWMLLAFFSFNLFALDISMQGARANFDDYSTLHIKDKDRFLCKEMINDFEEVIQIVCAFSKAPSGGLKPIQNDFFKIESQIKKKTFFLIITPFKKMKLYPVVFNLSQDDSVFDVNAELASHWVVVGYLKEVPFLKTQESSDVAINFPFFLDKNRLPYVGSLDIEGKPVHIKEVNDVSEYLKIKKLYAQKEYEKSLDLINEVIREYPSSLFRAELLYYKIKVNAKLEGNNDEVIELSKIYLREYSSDDNVAEVLSLIARAYSLEGVGTQADYFFDRLFSEHEESPFAKWGYIYKAQMLEESGAASKALSFYEKALNETRDIDIAATAAFKLAQYNIYREKHKIASEYAMKIVNAKPSFFVSKYEESLRMMDSFAQKQEYLTAAAIAQSLLDEINLEYIEYESLVKDVGIWLAKTSKKQEALEALNNYFETFVDGLFEHEVQVAKDSLFFDVSDANLSTKLADYDKLEETYRDDSIGKRAIYEKAKLMLENSMYKQVLESKDKLLELDATVYEDIQQIINDAAVGAMEEALKEKECHSVLKISTEYSIKLSDSWDDGIYECAMKGADFLLAKNIALKNLKSKDLEVRKKWLYRYIKVDFATGNYSDVLKASKDLVTLIAQEVDSEYKDVYRILFDTYQRLENENKMIETIVDIQRVYGDSYIDIERYIAVMAIGSQRNDDNLVIKYANEVMKIQEASSSYVQSPFVEFTLYQAYINKEDLNKALEVIKSLDEIKISNSNRARQKYLLGTVYEKLWRGEDAQRAYEDSIEADKDSAWAKLAKAAKESKL from the coding sequence TTGTTAAAGTGGATGCTTTTAGCCTTTTTCTCTTTTAATCTTTTTGCACTTGATATCTCTATGCAAGGTGCAAGAGCAAATTTTGACGACTACTCAACACTCCATATAAAAGATAAAGACAGATTTTTATGCAAAGAGATGATAAATGACTTTGAAGAAGTCATTCAGATAGTTTGTGCATTTTCAAAAGCTCCATCAGGAGGATTAAAACCAATCCAAAATGATTTTTTTAAGATAGAATCTCAGATAAAGAAAAAAACATTTTTTTTAATAATAACACCTTTTAAAAAGATGAAACTCTATCCTGTTGTATTTAACCTAAGTCAAGATGATAGTGTTTTTGACGTAAATGCAGAGCTTGCATCTCATTGGGTGGTAGTTGGTTACCTTAAAGAAGTGCCATTTTTAAAAACTCAAGAAAGCTCAGATGTAGCTATAAATTTCCCATTTTTTTTAGATAAAAACAGACTTCCATATGTAGGAAGTCTTGATATAGAAGGTAAACCTGTTCATATCAAAGAAGTTAACGATGTAAGCGAATACTTAAAGATTAAAAAGCTTTATGCACAAAAAGAGTATGAAAAATCTTTAGACCTTATAAATGAAGTTATTCGCGAGTACCCATCTTCACTCTTTAGAGCTGAACTTCTCTACTACAAAATAAAAGTAAATGCTAAGTTAGAGGGAAATAATGATGAAGTTATAGAACTATCAAAAATCTACCTAAGAGAGTATTCATCAGATGATAATGTAGCAGAGGTTTTATCTCTCATCGCTAGGGCTTATTCATTAGAAGGAGTTGGCACACAAGCTGACTACTTCTTTGATAGGCTCTTTAGCGAGCATGAAGAATCACCATTTGCAAAGTGGGGTTATATATATAAAGCCCAGATGCTAGAAGAATCAGGTGCAGCTTCAAAAGCTCTATCTTTTTATGAAAAAGCTCTTAATGAGACTAGGGACATAGACATAGCAGCTACTGCGGCTTTTAAACTTGCACAATACAATATTTATAGAGAAAAACATAAAATAGCTAGTGAGTATGCTATGAAAATAGTAAATGCAAAGCCAAGTTTTTTTGTCTCAAAGTATGAAGAGTCTCTTCGTATGATGGACTCCTTTGCCCAAAAGCAAGAGTATCTAACCGCGGCAGCTATTGCACAATCACTTTTAGATGAGATAAATTTAGAGTATATTGAGTATGAGTCTTTAGTTAAAGATGTTGGTATTTGGCTTGCAAAAACTTCTAAAAAACAAGAGGCGTTAGAAGCTCTTAACAACTACTTTGAGACGTTTGTTGATGGGCTCTTTGAGCACGAGGTTCAAGTAGCAAAAGACTCTCTGTTTTTTGATGTAAGTGATGCAAATTTAAGCACAAAACTAGCTGATTATGACAAGCTTGAAGAGACTTATAGAGATGATAGTATAGGCAAAAGAGCTATATACGAAAAAGCTAAATTAATGCTTGAAAACTCAATGTATAAGCAAGTCCTCGAATCTAAAGACAAACTCTTAGAATTAGATGCAACGGTTTATGAGGACATACAACAAATTATAAACGATGCAGCCGTTGGAGCAATGGAGGAGGCACTAAAAGAAAAAGAGTGTCATAGTGTTTTAAAAATCTCTACAGAGTACTCTATAAAACTCTCAGATAGTTGGGATGATGGCATCTATGAGTGTGCTATGAAAGGGGCTGATTTTTTACTTGCAAAAAATATAGCTTTAAAAAACTTAAAATCAAAAGATTTAGAGGTAAGGAAAAAGTGGCTATATCGTTATATAAAAGTTGATTTTGCAACAGGAAACTATAGTGATGTTCTAAAGGCATCAAAAGATTTAGTGACACTTATAGCACAAGAGGTAGACTCAGAGTATAAAGATGTTTATAGAATTTTGTTTGATACTTACCAAAGGCTAGAGAATGAAAACAAGATGATAGAGACTATTGTAGATATCCAAAGGGTCTATGGAGATAGTTATATTGATATAGAGAGATATATTGCAGTGATGGCAATTGGGAGCCAGAGGAATGACGATAATCTAGTTATAAAGTACGCAAATGAAGTTATGAAGATACAAGAGGCTTCAAGCTCTTACGTACAGAGTCCTTTTGTAGAGTTTACGCTCTATCAAGCCTATATAAACAAAGAGGACTTAAACAAGGCACTAGAGGTTATAAAGTCTTTAGACGAGATAAAAATTTCAAACTCAAATAGAGCTAGACAGAAGTATTTGTTAGGGACTGTTTATGAGAAACTTTGGAGAGGCGAAGATGCTCAGAGGGCCTATGAAGACTCCATAGAAGCAGACAAAGATTCTGCATGGGCTAAGTTGGCTAAGGCGGCTAAAGAGAGCAAGTTGTAG
- a CDS encoding phospholipase D-like domain-containing protein, giving the protein MKLFLILLISINLYAKSSLYFFPKDAKRAKDDIEKLINSSKHSIDIAMYNFGDKKLVKLLQKAQKRGVIVKVFYDKKDVNFKNIKAKTLDKKLHTKIAIFDKKIVAFGSPNWTKKSFKKNYEVLYITNDKKLLREFNGFFEKLK; this is encoded by the coding sequence ATGAAACTCTTTTTAATCTTGCTAATAAGCATAAATTTATATGCCAAGAGCTCTCTTTACTTTTTTCCAAAAGATGCTAAAAGAGCTAAAGATGATATTGAAAAACTCATTAATTCTTCAAAACATAGTATAGATATAGCCATGTATAATTTTGGAGATAAAAAACTAGTAAAGTTATTGCAAAAAGCCCAAAAAAGAGGCGTTATAGTAAAAGTTTTTTATGATAAAAAAGATGTTAATTTTAAAAATATAAAAGCCAAAACACTAGATAAAAAGCTCCACACAAAGATAGCTATATTTGACAAAAAAATAGTTGCCTTTGGAAGCCCAAACTGGACTAAGAAGAGTTTTAAAAAAAATTATGAAGTTTTATATATAACAAACGATAAAAAACTTCTAAGAGAGTTTAATGGATTTTTTGAGAAACTAAAGTAA